One Tripterygium wilfordii isolate XIE 37 chromosome 10, ASM1340144v1, whole genome shotgun sequence DNA segment encodes these proteins:
- the LOC120007415 gene encoding auxilin-related protein 2-like — translation MDDFSGILTEDFGFKRQGKSASMASSRNSSSYGLGTKSSAPIFDDRDRDGILFNDVFGGPPKYSSESRGSSFDYDSVFKDLNMNTNNVKSSTMPVFDKPVYDDDIFEGFRGLKSASVNSSAVKHEDVFASISASPPKSRSHSSSAFDDLLGNLGREETELKKESMQVENDSSAFDDLLPGFGDSSSPNRSTSKSVRSHKPSTNSAKRSSNAMENPFVILETTATPPVTTAGSPDPLEEISKIGSSGSRKMDNSSASRGVFDDVDPPDGLGKSIPTVSTEIKNGVKDRSPLRTGSSRNTTYFSVNEMIEKHPMENNEGLSFNSRKKPVDNFQESPQTPFDMPTTSTAFRNSAGRRTSPPAYVNTSHNDPNFHVNVAGGPEEISDPLDYVWLTVSDIPLFTQPTSAPPPSRPPPPRPSRVSRSEDGSFPSSNSRKMVNDFSSSANSPQYSYSPESTRAARSSVTSQIEELEDFAMGRTGNDINEHGESLSGEDLDSNSVAVASAAAMKDAMDRAEAKFRHAREMREREYLKTARNKENVQLDKGEKNVLDGQEREIREKQERQQGEEEEREQRRRERERERAREIEREKEEREKEQRRMERERIEREREVARHAVERATREARERAAVEARLKAERAAVEKANSDARGRAERAAVQRAQAEARERAAAAARERAERAAAEARERATAEAREREAREKAAVAKAERAAAEARERASTAGRANQQKNEDNDLESFFSMGSRPSSAPRPSANSSDPAFDTQNKGAAPEASRRTSVGSSSSMRKASSTTNIVDDWTSIFGAPASTGEFQEFEGESEERRRARLERHQRTQERAAKALDEKNQRDLQAQREQAERHRIAETFDAEIKRWAAGKEGNLRALLSTLQYVLWPECGWLPVSLTDLITGAAVKKAYRKATLCIHPDKVQQKGANLHQKYIAEKVFDLLKEAWNKFNSEELF, via the exons ATGGATGATTTTAGTGGAATCTTGACGGAGGACTTCGGCTTCAAGCGTCAGGGGAAATCTGCTTCGATGGCGTCTTCTAGGAATTCTAGTAGTTATGGACTCGGAACGAAATCATCAGCTCCGATTTTCGATGATCGGGATCGCGATGGCATTCTCTTCAACGACGTCTTCGGTGGGCCTCCCAAGTACAGCAGCGAGTCTCGCGGCAGTTCGTTTGATTATGATTCCGTATTCAAGGACCTGAATATGAATACCAACAATGTGAAGTCCTCAACGATGCCGGTGTTTGATAAACCTGTTTATGATGACGATATATTTGAGGGCTTTCGGGGTCTGAAGAGCGCGTCTGTGAATTCGTCCGCGGTGAAGCACGAAGACGTGTTCGCGTCAATTTCAGCGTCGCCGCCGAAGAGTAGGTCTCATAGCAGCTCTGCTTTTGATGATCTATTGGGTAATTTGGGGAGGGAAGAAACAGAGTTGAAGAAGGAGAGCATGCAAGTGGAGAATGATTCTTCGGCCTTCGATGATTTGCTTCCTGGTTTTGGTGATAGTAGCTCCCCTAACAG GTCTACTTCAAAGTCTGTTAGGTCCCATAAACCATCTACAAATTCTGCAAAAAGATCCTCAAATGCAATGGAAAACCCATTTGTAATCCTTGAGACAACTGCAACTCCTCCAGTAACAACTGCAGGTTCCCCTGATCCATTAGAAGAAATTAGTAAGATTGGTAGCTCTGGAAGCCGAAAAATGGATAACTCATCTGCAAGTCGGGGAGTGTTTGATGATGTAGATCCTCCTGATGGCCTTGGGAAATCTATTCCCACAGTGTCAACTGAGATTAAGAATGGGGTGAAGGATAGGAGCCCCTTGAGAACTGGATCAAGCAGGAATACTACTTATTTTTCTGTCAATGAAATGATAGAAAAACACCCTATGGAAAATAATGAGGGTCTGTCTTTTAATTCTCGGAAGAAACCTGTTGACAATTTTCAGGAATCACCTCAAACCCCGTTCGACATGCCCACGACCTCAACAGCTTTTCGTAATTCTGCTGGTCGAAGAACTTCACCCCCTGCGTATGTGAACACCAGTCATAATGACCCAAATTTCCACGTAAATGTAGCTGGAGGACCTGAGGAGATTTCAGATCCATTAGATTATGTATGGCTTACTGTATCAGACATACCTCTTTTTACACAACCTACAAGTGCTCCACCACCTTCAAGACCACCTCCCCCAAGACCGTCACGGGTGTCCAGGAGTGAGGATGGTTCTTTCCCATCATCAAATTCGAGAAAAATGGTTAATGATTTTTCTTCCTCTGCAAATTCCCCTCAGTACTCTTATAGCCCTGAGTCTACTCGTGCAGCAAGGAGTTCAGTGACatctcaaattgaagaacttgagGATTTTGCCATGGGTAGGACTGGCAATGATATTAATGAGCATGGAGAAAGTCTTTCCGGTGAAGATCTGGATTCTAACTCAGTTGCTGTGGCTTCTGCTGCTGCCATGAAGGATGCTATGGATAGAGCAGAGGCCAAGTTCAGGCATGCTAGGGAAATGAGGGAGAGGGAGTATCTAAAGACTGCTCGGAATAAGGAAAACGTTCAACTGGATAAAGGCGAAAAAAATGTGTTAGATGGTCAGGAGAGAGAAATAAGAGAGAAACAAGAGAGGCAACAgggggaggaagaagagagagaacagAGGAggcgagagagagaaagggagagagcTCGTGAAATTGAGAGGGAAAAGgaggaaagagagaaggagcaaaggagaatggagagagagaggattgaGAGGGAAAGGGAAGTGGCCAGACATGCAGTAGAAAGAGCTACTAGAGAGGCTCGTGAAAGAGCAGCTGTGGAAGCTCGCCTAAAAGCTGAAAGGGCTGCTGTTGAGAAGGCAAATTCTGATGCTCGAGGACGAGCGGAGAGGGCTGCAGTTCAGAGGGCACAGGCTGAAGCCCGCGAAAGGGCAGCTGCAGCGGCGAGAGAAAGAGCTGAGAGAGCTGCTGCGGAAGCCCGGGAAAGGGCAACTGCAGAAGCAAGGGAAAGGGAAGCACGGGAAAAAGCAGCTGTTGCAAAGGCTGAACGTGCTGCTGCAGAGGCTCGAGAAAGAGCATCTACTGCAGGTAGGGCAAACCAGCAAAagaatgaagacaatgatctTGAATCCTTCTTCAGCATGGGTTCTCGGCCAAGCAGTGCTCCAAGGCCAAGTGCAAACTCTTCA GATCCTGCTTTTGATACACAAAACAAGGGGGCAGCTCCTGAAGCTTCTAGGAGGACATCTGTTGGATCCTCATCTAGCATGAGGAAAGCTTCTTCAACAACAAATATTGTTGATGATTGGACTTCAATTTTTGGAG CTCCCGCATCAACTGGGGAGTTCCAAGAGTTCGAAGGGGAAAGCGAAGAAAGACGAAGAGCTAGGCTGGAACGCCACCAAAGGACACAGGAGCGTGCG GCAAAAGCACTGGACGAGAAGAATCAACGTGACCTTCAGGCCCAGAGGGAACAGGCAGAGAGACAT AGAATTGCCGAAACATTCGATGCTGAGATCAAACGTTGGGCTGCTGGGAAAGAAGGAAATTTACGTGCTCTGCTATCAACATTACAATAT GTGCTCTGGCCTGAATGTGGTTGGCTGCCAGTCTCTTTGACGGATTTGATAACTGGTGCTGCGGTTAAAAAAGCCTATAGAAAGGCAACGTTGTGTATCCATCCTGACAAAGTTCAACAAAAAGGCGCTAATCTTCACCAGAAATATATTGCTGAGAAAGTGTTTGACTTGCTGAAG GAAGCGTGGAACAAGTTCAATTCTGAAGAGCTGTTTTGA
- the LOC120007411 gene encoding homeobox-DDT domain protein RLT3-like yields the protein MAIKKKTALQLEALEKFYAKHKYPSQSAIKEISAVLGLSCKQIRGWFMEKRRRDKRIGTIVVPPRVTNREKSTAASSSKFIKPIIIQELLPADYILTKIFWKDGPPLGAEFDSPPSRAFSCCASRNLHLASQETQRATKRRKVSKHVLVDPEDFDKSAPVRKHGIGKGLMTAWRVSQADGGYFPTGVSQVPTPAPPKPPCQNKKLRQFASIMKQRKLENKLKDNKKRPVKTRRVELKKDILQKPIQKERCKLALERVASHSHEHLNQFTMLADDEELELRELQAGPNPLTCEHFAANGLRGCSLCRDVLSKFPPTSVKMKPPFAMQPWDSSPAMVKKLFKAFHFLYTYSVTVDICPFTLDEFAQAFHDKDSLLLAKIHVDLLKLLLSDIETELNSGLWPNLSISCKFLALLHSVENQLYVLEFWRKSLNPLTWMEILRQVLLAAGFGSKKGSLRKEPLSKEMILMKKYGLRPGTLKGELFKLLLDQGNNGLRVSELAKSLPITELNLGCTTEELELLMCTTLASDITLFEKISSSAYRLRISSAKEVNDPQSDIEDSGSVHDDYIDWGSSSSSDSECDSQNFSPKRLEHQNSHKSRGDVLAVCTVIDESQPGEVWMLGLMEGEYSDLSIDEKLNALVALLDILSAGSSIRVEDLPRPAVESVPNICNYGSGGKIKRSSSQKRDMPRPSWVHGQMLDLKEAHTSLEFGPVDSSVPFSKFYSKEDSPSAGRKSKETEAAIGLHPMQSIFLGSDRRYNRYWLFLGPCDEYDPGHVRVYFESSEDGHWEVIDTEEALSALLSVLDDRGTREAHLIESMEKRGASLCQAMSSRLSNDARIRLSQSDHSSLEIVREESSPVSDVDNLCLTEVSKDYLPPCGAISLEVGKKGEDQSQKWSCLQEFDSWIWNNFYLELNTVKYSKRSYIDSLTKCETCHDLYWRDEKHCKSCHTTFELDFDLEERCAVHAVTCREQGYNDMFLKNKVLSSQLQSLKAAVHAIESVIPEDAMVGAWTKSDHRLWVKRLRRTSSLVELLQVVADFAAAIKEDWLYECHVAEGSDTVMQEVIACFPSMPQTSSAFALWLMKLDSLIAPCMEKAHSLKNQEIRSKCTGTRAAKQ from the exons ATGGCGATTAAGAAGAAAACGGCACTTCAGCTTGAAGCTCTTGAGAAATTCTACGCAA AGCATAAGTATCCTTCCCAAAGTGCAATCAAGGAGATTTCTGCTGTATTGGGATTGTCGTGTAAGCAGATCCGAGGATGGTTTATggagaagaggagaagagacAAAAGGATCGGTACAATTGTGGTACCACCTCGAGTTACGAACAGAGAAAAATCTACAGCTGCATCATCTTCTAAATTCATAAAACCAATTATTATCCAGGAGTTATTGCCAGCAGACTACATTCTGACAAAGATTTTTTGGAAGGATGGACCTCCTCTTGGTGCGGAATTTGACTCTCCTCCTTCCAGAGCATTTTCATGCTGTG CTTCTAGAAATTTGCATCTTGCAAGCCAAGAGACACAACGAGCAACAAAAAGGAGAAAG gtttcaaagcATGTTCTCGTGGATCCTGAGGATTTTGACAAGAGTGCTCCGGTGAGGAAACATGGTATTGGGAAAGGTTTGATGACAGCTTGGCGTGTAAGTCAAGCTGATGGAGGATATTTTCCTACTGGTGTAAGTCAAGTCCCAACTCCTGCACCACCAAAACCACCATGCCAGAACAAAAAACTGCGACAATTTGCCTCTATTATG AAACAGAGAAAGTTGGAAAACAAATTAAAGGATAACAAGAAACGTCCTGTCAAAACAAGAAGG GTGGAACTTAAAAAGGATATACTACAGAAGCCGATACAGAAAGAAAGATGCAAACTTGCTCTGGAAAGAGTGGCATCTCATTCTCATGAACATCTCAACCAATTTACAATGTTGGCGGACGATGAAGAGCTGGAGTTGAGAGAGTTACAGGCAGGCCCAAATCCACTAACTTGTGAACATTTTGCTGCCAATGGACTACGTGGTTGTTCGCTTTGCAGAG ATGTTCTGTCTAAATTTCCTCCAACTTCTGTTAAGATGAAGCCACCATTCGCGATGCAACCTTGGGATTCTTCACCAGCGATGGTCAAGAAACTTTTTAAG GCCTTCCATTTCCTTTATACTTATTCTGTTACAGTTGATATATGTCCCTTCACTCTTGACGAATTTGCGCAAGCGTTTCATGATAAG GATTCCTTGTTACTTGCAAAGATTCATGTGGACCTTCTGAAGCTTCTTTTGTCTGATATCGAAACGGAGCTTAACAGTGGTCTTTGGCCCAATCTGAGCATATCGTGCAAATTTCTTGCATTACTTCACTCG GTTGAAAATCAATTATATGTTCTGGAGTTCTGGAGGAAATCTCTGAACCCACTTACGTGGATGGAAATACTTCGTCAAGTATTGCTGGCAGCTGGTTTTGGATCAAAGAAAGGCTCCTTAAGGAAGGAACCCCTGAGCAAG GAAATGATCCTCATGAAGAAGTATGGCCTACGTCCTGGTACTTTGAAAGGTGAATTGTTCAAGCTCCTATTAGATCAAGGAAATAATGGGTTGAGAGTTTCTGAACTTGCCAAGTCTTTGCCT ATTACTGAATTGAATCTTGGTTGCACAACTGAGGAGCTCGAACTATTGATGTGTACAACTCTTGCAAGTGATATCACCTTATTCGAGAAGATCTCATCATCTGCATATCGTCTACGCATCAGTTCAGCAAAGGAAGTCAATGATCCTCAATCAGATATTGAGGACTCTGGAAGTGTGCATGATGATTATATTGATTGGGGGTCATCCAGCAGCAGTGATTCTGAGTGCGATTCACAAAATTTCAGTCCCAAAAGACTTGAACATCAGAATTCTCATAAAAGTAGAGGTGACGTGCTTGCTGTGTGCACAGTAATTGACGAGAGCCAACCTGGAGAAGTGTGGATGCTAGGACTTATGGAAGGTGAATATTCTGATTTAAGTATTGATGAAAAGTTGAATGCCTTAGTGGCTCTGCTTGATATTCTTAGTGCTGGGTCCAGTATCAGAGTCGAG GATCTGCCTAGACCTGCTGTAGAATCCGTTCCCAATATTTGTAATTATGGTTCTGGAGGAAAAATAAAGAGATCATCATCACAGAAACGTGACATGCCCAGACCATCCTGGGTCCATGGACAAATGCTTGATTTAAAAGAAGCACACACATCTTTGGAGTTTGGCCCAGTTGATTCTTCTGTGCCATTCTCAAAGTTCTATAGCAAGGAAGATTCCCCTAGTGCAGGAAGAAAGTCAAAAGAAACAGAAGCTGCAATCGGTTTACACCCAATGCAATCCATATTTTTGGGCTCTGATCGTAGATACAACAGATACTGGCTTTTCTTGGGTCCTTGTGATGAATATGATCCTGGCCATGTTAGGGTCTATTTTGAATCTTCCGAAGATGGTCACTGGGAAGTGATTGATACCGAAGAG GCCCTGAGTGCATTATTATCAGTTTTGGATGACAGAGGTACTCGGGAGGCTCATCTTATTGAATCTATGGAGAAGCGAGGAGCTTCTCTCTGCCAAGCAATGTCAAGTAGGTTGTCAAATGATGCCAGAATCAGGCTGTCACAATCTGACCACTCTAGTTTGGAAATTGTAAGAGAAGAGAGTTCTCCTGTGTCTGATGTAGACAACCTATGCCTGACTGAGGTCTCAAAAGATTATCTACCTCCATGTGGTGCTATAAGTCTTGAAGTTGGGAAGAAGGGGGAAGATCAAAGCCAGAAATGGAGTTGTCTCCAAGAATTTGATTCTTGGATTTGGAATAATTTTTACTTGGAACTTAACACAGTGAAATATAGTAAAAGGTCTTATATTGATTCGCTTACTAAATGTGAGACTTGCCATGATCTGTACTGGAGAGATGAGAAGCATTGCAAGAGTTGCCATACCACATTTGAGCTCGACTTTGACCTAGAAGAACGATGTGCCGTCCATGCAGTCACTTGTAGGGAGCAAGGTTACAATGATATGTTCCTGAAAAATAAAGTCCTATCATCCCAGTTGCAATCGTTGAAAGCTGCAGTTCATGCAATCGAG TCTGTCATACCAGAAGATGCCATGGTCGGTGCTTGGACAAAGTCTGATCATAGGTTGTGGGTCAAACGCCTTAGGCGCACGTCTTCTTTGGTGGAACTTTTGCAG GTTGTCGCTGATTTTGCTGCTGCAATTAAGGAGGATTGGCTTTATGAATGCCACGTTGCTGAAGGCTCAGATACTGTTATGCAAGAAGTTATTGCGTGTTTTCCAAGTATGCCTCAAACATCATCTGCCTTTGCACTCTGGTTGATGAAATTGGATTCATTAATTGCACCATGTATGGAAAAGGCTCATTCTTTAAAGAATCAGGAAATTCGGTCCAAATGTACAG GTACTCGTGCTGCTAAGCAATAG
- the LOC120007412 gene encoding adenine DNA glycosylase isoform X1, with protein sequence MLGSVKILKSLFMSPSNGFEFSTVTSRDGTSSSRVQPNRRNRYSPFSVTAMESRQRTKKRTVRQLKKTQNLETQQDDGKEVGDIEDIAFTSHETLKIRASMLDWYHRNRRDLPWRRRNSNSSKNEEDEEGRREYAYRVWVSEVMLQQTRVQTVIDYYNRWMVKWPTLHHLAQASLEEVNEMWAGLGYYRRGRFLLEGAKMIIAGGGEFPDTVSSLRKVRGIGDYTAGAIASIAFKEVVPVVDGNVIRVLARLKAISDNPKDPVTMKNFWKLAAQLVDPGQPGDFNQSLMELGATVCTPLNPTCSSCPVSVQCRALSISKQDRSVLVTNYPAKVIKAKQRHDFSAVCVVKILRGEDKPDATQSDGEFLLVKRPDEGLLAGLWEFPSVMMNKEANITTRRKAIDQYLKQSFKLDPKKTCSVVLREDVGGFVHVFTHIRLQIYVEFLSLHLKGGMHDLIKEQDIETRPWKLVDDKVLSNLGLTSAVRKVYTMVQKFRENRLSATNPVAAGKRINLKKHRSS encoded by the exons ATGCTCGGCTCcgtaaaaattttaaaatcctTGTTTATGAGCCCCTCTAATGGTTTCGAATTCTCAACGGTCACTTCAAGAGACGGTACCAGTAGTTCTAGGGTTCAACCAAACCGGAGAAATCGGTATTCGCCATTCTCAGTTACAGCAATGGAGAGCCGTCAACGAACCAAGAAAAGGACTGTTAGACAGCTGAAGAAGACGCAGAACTTGGAGACACAGCAAGACGACGGAAAAGAAGTGGGGGATATCGAAGACATTGCGTTCACGAGTCACGAAACCCTCAAAATTAGGGCATCTATGTTAGACTGGTACCACCGCAACCGGAGGGATCTACCctggagaagaagaaacagcAATAGCTCTaagaacgaagaagatgaagaaggaaGGAGAGAGTATGCGTATAGAGTTTGGGTATCTGAGGTAATGCTGCAGCAGACAAGGGTGCAGACTGTTATTGACTACTACAACCGTTGGATGGTCAAATGGCCCACCCTTCACCACCTCGCCCAGGCCTCTCTTGAG GAGGTGAATGAGATGTGGGCAGGATTGGGATATTATAGACGGGGACGGTTTCTATTAGAG GGCGCAAAGATGATCATTGCTGGGGGAGGTGAGTTTCCTGATACTGTTTCTTCCTTACGCAAAGTTCGAGGAATAGGAGATTATACGGCAGGAGCAATTGCCTCCATAGCATTCAAAGAG GTGGTGCCCGTGGTTGATGGGAATGTAATAAGGGTTCTTGCCAGACTTAAGGCTATTTCGGATAATCCAAAAGACCCAGTGACTATGAAGAACTTTTG GAAACTAGCAGCTCAACTTGTTGATCCTGGCCAGCCTGGGGATTTCAACCAGTCTCTCATGGAATTAGGTGCTACTGTGTGCACTCCCTTGAACCCAACCTGCTCTTCATGTCCTGTTTCAGTCCAATGTCGTGCACTTTCAATCTCCAAACAAGATCGCTCAGTCCTGGTCACGAACTATCCTGCAAAAGTGATAAAGGCCAAACAAAGACATGATTTCTCAGCAGTTTGTGTTGTTAAAATACTGAGAGGTGAAGATAAACCTGATGCAACCCAATCTGATGGTGAGTTTCTACTTGTAAAAAGACCTGATGAAGGCCTGCTTGCTGGTCTATGGGAGTTTCCTTCAGTTATGATGAACAAAGAAGCCAACATAACCACTCGGAGAAAGGCTATAGATCAGTATTTGAAACAATCATTCAAACTTGACCCCAAAAAGACTTGTAGCGTAGTTTTGAGAGAAGATGTTGGAGGATTTGTTCATGTTTTTACTCACATTCGCCTCCAGATTTATGTGGAGTTTTTGTCACTACATCTTAAAG GTGGCATGCATGACTTGATAAAGGAGCAAGACATAGAGACCAGGCCATGGAAACTTGTGGATGATAAGGTCCTATCGAACTTGGGATTGACATCTGCAGTTAGGAAG GTATACACCATGGTTCAAAAGTTCAGGGAAAACAGGTTGTCTGCTACTAATCCTGTTGCAGCAGGAAAAAGAATCAATCTCAAGAAACATAGATCCTCCTGA
- the LOC120007412 gene encoding adenine DNA glycosylase isoform X2 has product MLGSVKILKSLFMSPSNGFEFSTVTSRDGTSSSRVQPNRRNRYSPFSVTAMESRQRTKKRTVRQLKKTQNLETQQDDGKEVGDIEDIAFTSHETLKIRASMLDWYHRNRRDLPWRRRNSNSSKNEEDEEGRREYAYRVWVSEVMLQQTRVQTVIDYYNRWMVKWPTLHHLAQASLEEVNEMWAGLGYYRRGRFLLEGAKMIIAGGGEFPDTVSSLRKVRGIGDYTAGAIASIAFKEVVPVVDGNVIRVLARLKAISDNPKDPVTMKNFWKLAAQLVDPGQPGDFNQSLMELGATVCTPLNPTCSSCPVSVQCRALSISKQDRSVLVTNYPAKVIKAKQRHDFSAVCVVKILRGEDKPDATQSDGEFLLVKRPDEGLLAGLWEFPSVMMNKEANITTRRKAIDQYLKQSFKLDPKKTCSVVLREDVGGFVHVFTHIRLQIYVEFLSLHLKGGMHDLIKEQDIETRPWKLVDDKVLSNLGLTSAVRKSS; this is encoded by the exons ATGCTCGGCTCcgtaaaaattttaaaatcctTGTTTATGAGCCCCTCTAATGGTTTCGAATTCTCAACGGTCACTTCAAGAGACGGTACCAGTAGTTCTAGGGTTCAACCAAACCGGAGAAATCGGTATTCGCCATTCTCAGTTACAGCAATGGAGAGCCGTCAACGAACCAAGAAAAGGACTGTTAGACAGCTGAAGAAGACGCAGAACTTGGAGACACAGCAAGACGACGGAAAAGAAGTGGGGGATATCGAAGACATTGCGTTCACGAGTCACGAAACCCTCAAAATTAGGGCATCTATGTTAGACTGGTACCACCGCAACCGGAGGGATCTACCctggagaagaagaaacagcAATAGCTCTaagaacgaagaagatgaagaaggaaGGAGAGAGTATGCGTATAGAGTTTGGGTATCTGAGGTAATGCTGCAGCAGACAAGGGTGCAGACTGTTATTGACTACTACAACCGTTGGATGGTCAAATGGCCCACCCTTCACCACCTCGCCCAGGCCTCTCTTGAG GAGGTGAATGAGATGTGGGCAGGATTGGGATATTATAGACGGGGACGGTTTCTATTAGAG GGCGCAAAGATGATCATTGCTGGGGGAGGTGAGTTTCCTGATACTGTTTCTTCCTTACGCAAAGTTCGAGGAATAGGAGATTATACGGCAGGAGCAATTGCCTCCATAGCATTCAAAGAG GTGGTGCCCGTGGTTGATGGGAATGTAATAAGGGTTCTTGCCAGACTTAAGGCTATTTCGGATAATCCAAAAGACCCAGTGACTATGAAGAACTTTTG GAAACTAGCAGCTCAACTTGTTGATCCTGGCCAGCCTGGGGATTTCAACCAGTCTCTCATGGAATTAGGTGCTACTGTGTGCACTCCCTTGAACCCAACCTGCTCTTCATGTCCTGTTTCAGTCCAATGTCGTGCACTTTCAATCTCCAAACAAGATCGCTCAGTCCTGGTCACGAACTATCCTGCAAAAGTGATAAAGGCCAAACAAAGACATGATTTCTCAGCAGTTTGTGTTGTTAAAATACTGAGAGGTGAAGATAAACCTGATGCAACCCAATCTGATGGTGAGTTTCTACTTGTAAAAAGACCTGATGAAGGCCTGCTTGCTGGTCTATGGGAGTTTCCTTCAGTTATGATGAACAAAGAAGCCAACATAACCACTCGGAGAAAGGCTATAGATCAGTATTTGAAACAATCATTCAAACTTGACCCCAAAAAGACTTGTAGCGTAGTTTTGAGAGAAGATGTTGGAGGATTTGTTCATGTTTTTACTCACATTCGCCTCCAGATTTATGTGGAGTTTTTGTCACTACATCTTAAAG GTGGCATGCATGACTTGATAAAGGAGCAAGACATAGAGACCAGGCCATGGAAACTTGTGGATGATAAGGTCCTATCGAACTTGGGATTGACATCTGCAGTTAGGAAG TCTTCTTGA
- the LOC120007413 gene encoding uncharacterized protein LOC120007413 isoform X1, producing the protein MATMGGAALGFSSFRKPSSYFSPNAAATSSTSFPLKLPSQMLGKLVASRTRITCSTVQESSTSTSTSTVDADTGDKKEVKAAEKKAPPPRPKPAAKAPTKSLPEMMEEDIIPALRTILEAQDDISELELSFQDNRLDGSFLKNGNCYSFWAFFPSGGLTGPKGFSLSSHGSGASTVEPFLIDEKKITAQHVVFWVEKRLAAQGIIPVWKD; encoded by the exons ATGGCAACAATGGGAGGTGCAGCACTTGGATTTTCAAGCTTTCGCAAACCGTCTTCATATTTCAGTCCGAATGCAGCAGCTACCTCCTCAACTTCCTTCCCCTTGAAGCTACCTTCG CAGATGCTTGGCAAGTTGGTAGCATCCCGGACAAGAATTACCTGCTCTACGGTGCAAGAATCATCTACTTCTACTTCTACTTCTACTG ttgATGCTGATACTGGTGACAAAAAGGAGGTGAAGGCAGCTGAAAAGAAGGCTCCACCACCAAGGCCTAAACCTGCTGCAAAAGCTCCGACTAAGTCACTGCCAGAGATGATGGAGGAAGATATAATTCCTGCACTAAGAACAATTCTTGAAGCTCAAGATGACATCTCTGAATTAGAGCTATCTTTCCAAGATAACAGG TTGGACGGTTCCTTTCTAAAGAATGGCAATTGCTATTCATTTTGGGCATTCTTTCCTAGTGGAGGTCTGACAG GTCCCAAAGGGTTTTCCCTATCCTCCCATGGTTCAGGAGCAAGCACAGTGGAGCCCTTCCTCATTGATGAGAAGAAAATCACTGCACAACACGTCGTTTTCTGGGTTGAAAAGCGTTTGGCAGCGCAAGGGATCATCCCAGTATGGAAAGATTAA
- the LOC120007413 gene encoding uncharacterized protein LOC120007413 isoform X2, which translates to MATMGGAALGFSSFRKPSSYFSPNAAATSSTSFPLKLPSMLGKLVASRTRITCSTVQESSTSTSTSTVDADTGDKKEVKAAEKKAPPPRPKPAAKAPTKSLPEMMEEDIIPALRTILEAQDDISELELSFQDNRLDGSFLKNGNCYSFWAFFPSGGLTGPKGFSLSSHGSGASTVEPFLIDEKKITAQHVVFWVEKRLAAQGIIPVWKD; encoded by the exons ATGGCAACAATGGGAGGTGCAGCACTTGGATTTTCAAGCTTTCGCAAACCGTCTTCATATTTCAGTCCGAATGCAGCAGCTACCTCCTCAACTTCCTTCCCCTTGAAGCTACCTTCG ATGCTTGGCAAGTTGGTAGCATCCCGGACAAGAATTACCTGCTCTACGGTGCAAGAATCATCTACTTCTACTTCTACTTCTACTG ttgATGCTGATACTGGTGACAAAAAGGAGGTGAAGGCAGCTGAAAAGAAGGCTCCACCACCAAGGCCTAAACCTGCTGCAAAAGCTCCGACTAAGTCACTGCCAGAGATGATGGAGGAAGATATAATTCCTGCACTAAGAACAATTCTTGAAGCTCAAGATGACATCTCTGAATTAGAGCTATCTTTCCAAGATAACAGG TTGGACGGTTCCTTTCTAAAGAATGGCAATTGCTATTCATTTTGGGCATTCTTTCCTAGTGGAGGTCTGACAG GTCCCAAAGGGTTTTCCCTATCCTCCCATGGTTCAGGAGCAAGCACAGTGGAGCCCTTCCTCATTGATGAGAAGAAAATCACTGCACAACACGTCGTTTTCTGGGTTGAAAAGCGTTTGGCAGCGCAAGGGATCATCCCAGTATGGAAAGATTAA